A window of Zingiber officinale cultivar Zhangliang chromosome 5A, Zo_v1.1, whole genome shotgun sequence contains these coding sequences:
- the LOC121981131 gene encoding uncharacterized protein LOC121981131 translates to MATAQDPPRGELEPNLRHRLPLPRWGDRRTTRRAPAERSGGDGTPTAGQLGCGRFPLAQDGVGGGEDGGLEELRAKLMGHLRVAADRMKIATPEAAPEASRPWNLRARKTPNGNPVCAIAGATAAPAAAAGSAAEEERKIGLSVTLTAEEIEEDIYSVTGSRPRRRPKKRPRVVQRQIDSLFPGLWLSDITVEAYKVDDD, encoded by the exons ATGGCGACCGCTCAGGACCCACCGCGCGGCGAGCTCGAGCCCAATCTCCGCCACCGCCTCCCCCTCCCGAGATGGGGCGACCGGCGAACAACTCGCCGCGCCCCTGCCGAACGAAGCGGCGGAGATGGAACCCCGACCGCGGGGCAGCTCGGCTGCGGGAGATTCCCTCTGGCGCAGGACGGAGTCGGTGGGGGCGAGGACGGAGGGCTGGAAGAGCTGAGGGCGAAGCTGATGGGCCATCTCCGGGTGGCTGCCGACCGGATGAAGATTGCGACGCCGGAGGCGGCCCCGGAGGCCTCGAGGCCGTGGAACCTGAGGGCCAGGAAGACCCCAAACGGGAACCCGGTGTGCGCGATCGCCGGGGCCACCGCCGCCCCGGCTGCGGCGGCGGGATCCGCGgcggaggaggagaggaagataGGCCTGTCGGTGACGCTTACGGCGGAGGAGATCGAGGAGGACATCTACTCCGTGACGGGATCACGGCCTCGCCGGCGGCCAAAAAAGCGGCCAAGGGTTGTACAACGGCAGATTGAC TCGCTCTTCCCTGGGCTGTGGCTGTCTGACATCACAGTAGAGGCTTACAAAGTTGACGACGACTAA